The genome window CTGTGCTTGAAGACAAAAATGTGCAGTTGTTGCACAGATTCAAAAGTTCAAATTGTCTAACAACTGGAGGGTCAATGCAGACATGTCTGACCTTTGACCCGTCTCTTGCTAGACATGTGTGATTACATCACAAAACCAAAGAGATGGTCTTTGGTGAACACTGCCTTTCTGTTCCTCAGAGTTTGGTCTCTCACTCCCGTTAACATACTGTTCTCGTGAGCTTCTTCTTGTGCATCCACCTCTGGTTGCCCTTCTTGGCCTTTGCTCTCTCCACAGTACCTGCAGAACCAGTTATTTAAGTTCAATTTTTACATCATCTTAAGGGGCACAGATGTCACTGGTTGCAGGGACCACATATTCAGGGATACAACACTGACATGCAAATTGTTTTTGCAGTCAATTACTATTATACAAGGAtaccaataaaaaaataacttaCTCAGTTTTTTATTAACAAACTGGAATGCAGCACCTCTGTTGGCCCCTTTCTTGCAGTCCAGTGACAAAAGTTCACTGTCTAaggaagaaaacaaaagaaaacttgTGTAGTGAGAATATACGTTTAGACCTTTAAACTGCATATTACTAGCACAGGATTTCAGTTTTTAAAAGTTCCAAAATTAACCTAAACTAGCAATGACACATTCTAGTTACGCAAATTCTAATTGAGGCCTAAGATTGGAAATTGTTCCCCTGGTCGAGTATAATATCAAGTAATTAGGTTAAGGTCAAACTTTCTTTGTTTCTTACTTGTTGTCCGTCGATGTCCTTGTCCATAAAACCGAGATTGGACAAAGTCCATAGCCAATTTCTGTTGAGAACTGGCTGCAAATTGGTCCCTTACTCTGGTTACACTACAGTTTGCCTGTAAACTATATGGTGGTTGAGGTCAATAACATCCTTAAACAATGATAACTTTGAGAAAATAGCAAACAGTAATGATTGGAATTTTACCTCCGTGCTTTTCCTTGAATCGGTTTAATGTCACTTGAGGTTGCTACTCCCTTTTCCTCTGAAAGCAGAAGCAATCTTTTCATTAAGGCAAACAatgtttggtaacactttacttgacagtatcgacataagagtgacatgacacagtcatgaacacatgacactgtcatgacacatgaaacctaaccctaaccccaaccctaaccttaaccataACTTCTTATGACAAAAATaagaatgtcacttaataacagaagtgttatgtcacaaacgtttatgacttgtttatgacacgttcatgatagtgtcatgtcactcttatgtcgacactgtcaagtcaAGTGTAACCCAATGTTTTACCACCAATGACAACCACGGTTACAATTCAAAAACAGGTTCACAAACGTAAAATAAAGCAACAAATCGATAACAGATAGAGTTCATACCTTCATTTCGTTCACTACAGGGCAGTGCATCTTTCCTAGAACGAGATGCAAAGTAAAGGGGGTTGGTCGACAGGCTAAAAATActttaacagaataatttaatgcAAGAGCAATTTCATGCAAGACTCAAGAAGCAAGCATCACCTACGTTATATGTTGTGCATCAATTTCATTCAGAACGTCATCAGGAAGAAGTCTTCGTTTCTACAGACAATAATGTAACATTAATCTACTAAATAATGAGTATCAACCCTATGAAACCCTTGACAGACGTAAATAAAGCGTAGCTGCTAGCATTTATAATAACCTTTTGCTCCAAAAACAGCTCTTGCTTTTTTCTTCGCTTTTCTTTCAATGTCGCCTTCTCTCTGTAAATAAAGAGAATTCCGTGAGTGATACTACTACGCCTCGACACTGTTGAATAGCATGCTAACGTTGGCTAAGTGGGCTACCTTCTGCTGGCCTCCAGCGCGTCTTTTACACTCTGCAAAGCAGATTTTTTTGAATCATCAAATGTTACTTCTTCTGGAGCTTCATCATCACTGGAATCAAACTGAATATCATTGTTTCCTGCCATCTTTTCACTATGTGCGTTTCCTGACCCACGTTGTCTTTCACCGGTGTCAGCCATGTTGGTAAAAATGCTGTACCAAAATAATGTTTCGTCACTTTAGATCAGCCAACCACAGCACAGCCTTCCTTTTCCCAAGTACTTGTGGGAGAAAATATCGCCCCCTGGACGTGTGGGTGTTTTAACGGAGCGTTCTGAAATGGAGAAACTTCGAGCGGCAGAAGAGCGTTGATTTGCTGTTGCCCTCAAGTCTCCAGATGATATCCAAACGAATAACCAAAACGACATTGTCCATGAATTTCAGTCTTAAAGTAAATTCACAAAACAGTGAGTAGCCTAAACTAGGCAAATAACTGATATTCATACAACCTTTTGATATTAAAGGCAATTTATTTATTATAGGCGCAGACCTATGTTGCCCGTCTCGTCACCCATCATTAAACGACCCGCTGATGCTAACCAATAAGATTGTCTGTACAAACAGTAAGTGGTTGTCGTGCATGCACGCATACCGCGCTGACGGTGCGATACAATCATCCGTTGTTGTCGCAGCTGGACAGCACGCAGGAGCTATTACATAGCCTAAATCTACCTTCATTATAGGCTACCACGACAAAATAATTCTGATGGAGAACATGCAGACAATTGTGCTTTGGCTTGGTGTTTGCTTGACGCTGGTAATATCTACTCAAGCTAACCCTGTCGCGCCCCAGGACCCGGCCCTACCTTGCCTTGCTCCGTTACAATGGGAGGGAAGAATTGTGGAATATGATCATAGTACAGGGCGCAACACGCGGGCTTCCATGTCGTACGATGGACAAAACCAGCGTATTCGGATACTTGAACAGAAGAGAGGACATGTACCGTGTAAAAagtgcgtaggtcttacttacaGGCTAACCCTGATATTCACAGCATACACGTTAGCATATACATTACAACATAATACGCAATAACCTGTTTCTATACAGCTTATGCATGCATGCGGTAAAACATCAGCGTCATTGTTTTGCATGCCCTTTCACCATGGGCGTGTTTCCAGCGGATAGGCCTATTTACTTTGGATATTTCACCTTCAATAATTAGTATGAATATTTCACCATAAATACAACCTGTTTTTGTTGAGAAATAATGCAGATAAGGCTGAAACTAAATGTGGGTGGTTGTCACTATGGCAtcgtgattttttttatttagctcAGATCTGCAATAGCCTGATCACTTTGCAATAAGCAGAAGTAAACATAACGGGCGTATTGTTGCTATTTTCACGAGTTCGAATAGGCTTCTCATTGTTTCAATCCGTTCTCAGGTACTTTGAGTACATCTACTTATTCCAGAGTGGAGTAATGTTCCAGATTGAAGAAGTCACCAAGCAGTGCTCCAAGTTAGCTCTGACACAGGCTTGGGACCCCTTTGACATCCCCTTGAACTCCACCTATGAGGACCAGTACTTTATTGGAGGCCCAGGAGACATGATTGAAGTACAGGAGTGGTCTGATAGAAAGCCAGCTCGCCAAAGTAAGTGCTGATGTAGTGTCACGTATCAACAGAATTTTATTACATCAACAATAGGATAACAAGCACAAACCTTAAAAAGCTAGGCTAACTAACCTTTTTTGAGGCCCACTGGTGGAAAGTCACAATGTCAAAATCAGCCCATTTGTCAAGATATGAACCGTTGGTGAAATAAGAATATtaatcagagttttttttttttcataacctCTCACTTGCCAAATAGACCACACCACACCCAAAGTTTTAGGCACTTGTGGCATCATGCCGTTTCCAAccttatgtttgtttgtgtaattTGATAGAGCATGGGTGCTCTTGGATCAAATATTTATTGAGGCAGATATGCAGTAGTGCAGATGTATTTTTAGCCTATTCAGGCAAGACATGAAACTAAATCTAAAGCTCAAATCTGCAATGAGGTTCCATGAAAATGACTGGTGTGAAGTCTTTAGTAGACATAACTTGACATATTGGGAACAGAAATTAAGGAACCTTGTTGCAGAACTGAGTTAAGGGGGTTTCTTATGGTCACATAATATACACATGCATTTGGATAGCTGGGATGGCTACCAATGCTAattcactgcacatatttatatttaatttaaatattactaaaccaccttctgtaagccaactgtatactactgtctactgcactatatttctgtcctgtcctgtctatactttatatatcacattgtacttttctgcttttttgcacttctgcttagatgcaaactgcatttcattgtctttgtacttgcactctgcacaatgacaataaagtggaatctaatctaatctaaaaacaCTAGCAAAACCAAGTAATTTGTTTATGGGCTGCTATAGGGCTGTCTAGCCATGGGATTCAGTGAGATGAGAATGAGCTGTTCAGAGCTCTTCCCATCATGACGTCCCAACTggaccagagactttctaatgaggagacacagcactcaaaaaaactccatagaaatgcatggagttagtttgtaatgccaatatgcagttgtctacacatatcccgccccttccgcggcaaaaatgtcgacatgtgaatacattgtgccaatcatgtgttggagctggagcaaggttggtgtcgtgaagccttgcacaggtgcatttctgccgaaatagatgcccaataagtgcccaaaaagccttgcaatatggccgccgagtagaGGGACTTACCTAAAACGACTTTGACTGGACCAAGTATTCACTCACAATTGAAGAACAAAACTTCCAGGCACATATCCAGCATTGAAATTTAACGTAAACATTGGTTTAACTAACCAAATCATTACCTGTTACCAAAATGTTGAAGCAAAGCCATTGTGTAGTATCCTCATGTTTGCAAAGGAACAGGTACACAAATGGGTCGCTCAGAACATTTCTCTTTTGTGTTGCTTCTTACTCATAGTATTTTGACTAAATTATGACACCAATGTTTTATTAAGACCTCAAGAATTTGAAAAAAGTGGGTGCTGTGGCACAAGCAGCTGCAGCGTCAATTCCACatttgggtccaagtgcccacagtGACCCAGGTTTGATTTCGACCCGCAGTGATTTCCTGATTCCtcacaatctctctttctcattcgtatcctgtcactcttcactgtcctttttaaaaagtgggcAGACCTAAAACTTTGAGACTGTGTCCAACAAATCAGAAAACATGGTGCAGATTAGAAAAGGGTTAATAGATAAGATCAATAATAATTGGCACAATTGTAGAGCACCCATATGTTGTGCCACACTCTACCAACATGGAATTTAGTAGCAGATTTGAGATAGAGGGGT of Alosa sapidissima isolate fAloSap1 chromosome 1, fAloSap1.pri, whole genome shotgun sequence contains these proteins:
- the epdr1 gene encoding mammalian ependymin-related protein 1 — its product is MENMQTIVLWLGVCLTLVISTQANPVAPQDPALPCLAPLQWEGRIVEYDHSTGRNTRASMSYDGQNQRIRILEQKRGHVPCKKYFEYIYLFQSGVMFQIEEVTKQCSKLALTQAWDPFDIPLNSTYEDQYFIGGPGDMIEVQEWSDRKPARQNEAWLGVYTVKDCYPVQETYTRNTSVTTSTRFFDLALGISDPSVFTPPSTCQSALPVRMTSAC
- the nol7 gene encoding nucleolar protein 7, giving the protein MADTGERQRGSGNAHSEKMAGNNDIQFDSSDDEAPEEVTFDDSKKSALQSVKDALEASRREKATLKEKRRKKQELFLEQKKRRLLPDDVLNEIDAQHITKDALPCSERNEEEKGVATSSDIKPIQGKARSLQANCSVTRVRDQFAASSQQKLAMDFVQSRFYGQGHRRTTNSELLSLDCKKGANRGAAFQFVNKKLSTVERAKAKKGNQRWMHKKKLTRTVC